The Fibrobacter sp. UWB15 genome window below encodes:
- a CDS encoding helix-turn-helix domain-containing protein gives MSEILYSKKNDRIECVRYKDWRKSYPPHTHTAHMTVGYIEEGRVCMVLNGEAKIYGAGEQFQIPPNTLHEIKTVGDECYSMVVLCTALEVDEIVAEDCARDYESIVARLDELQKSILENPENIYLIEQMAHDACISPFHMIREFKKAFGLTPHQFQMQCKVRKAQKLLKERPAAEVTFDAGFYDQSHMDRCFKKVVGLSPKEYKKAVKP, from the coding sequence ATGAGCGAGATTTTGTACAGTAAAAAGAATGACCGGATTGAATGCGTGCGTTACAAGGATTGGCGCAAGTCGTACCCGCCGCACACGCATACCGCCCACATGACCGTCGGCTATATTGAAGAGGGCCGCGTTTGCATGGTGCTGAACGGCGAGGCGAAAATTTACGGCGCCGGAGAGCAGTTCCAGATTCCGCCGAATACGTTGCACGAAATCAAGACCGTCGGCGATGAATGTTATTCAATGGTGGTGCTGTGTACCGCTTTAGAGGTCGACGAGATTGTAGCTGAGGACTGCGCGCGGGATTATGAAAGTATAGTCGCGCGGTTAGATGAATTGCAAAAAAGCATCCTCGAAAATCCCGAAAACATTTACCTGATAGAACAAATGGCGCATGATGCATGCATCAGCCCGTTCCACATGATACGCGAATTCAAAAAGGCCTTCGGACTCACACCGCACCAGTTCCAGATGCAGTGCAAAGTCCGCAAGGCGCAAAAGTTGCTCAAAGAAAGGCCCGCGGCCGAGGTGACCTTTGACGCTGGATTTTACGACCAAAGCCACATGGACCGCTGCTTTAAAAAAGTCGTTGGCCTTTCTCCGAAAGAATACAAGAAAGCGGTGAAGCCTTAG
- a CDS encoding cupin domain-containing protein: protein MENAILGNDIFEKFNEGELRLPGKTAAFKDIAWSKHPTFEGVELKHIITAKDTGGTFSYHLVRIAPNKSIKTHIHETQLESHEVIAGSGICTNDGAKLEYVPGVISIMPAKVPHQVDAGDQGLYLFAKFMPALC, encoded by the coding sequence ATGGAAAATGCTATTCTCGGTAACGATATTTTCGAAAAATTCAACGAGGGCGAGCTCAGGCTCCCGGGCAAAACGGCCGCGTTCAAAGATATCGCGTGGTCCAAGCATCCGACTTTCGAGGGGGTAGAACTCAAGCATATCATTACCGCAAAAGATACCGGCGGCACGTTCAGCTATCACTTGGTGAGAATTGCGCCGAACAAGAGCATCAAAACGCACATTCACGAGACCCAGCTCGAATCGCACGAGGTTATCGCAGGGAGCGGCATTTGCACCAATGACGGCGCCAAGCTCGAATACGTTCCGGGCGTCATTTCGATTATGCCGGCGAAGGTCCCGCACCAGGTAGATGCTGGCGACCAGGGGCTTTATCTGTTCGCAAAGTTCATGCCAGCGCTTTGCTAA